A portion of the Anabas testudineus chromosome 22, fAnaTes1.2, whole genome shotgun sequence genome contains these proteins:
- the wdr34 gene encoding WD repeat-containing protein 34: MFTDETLDSTSVQSLWRKTQQSEQESRGCQTRTVHTAETEIQTVSTTNSCTQTESLDQGTEQHFQTDPNEPEPPGLKDFLQRVEDVVIRQLLRNAKSHAFDGFQVNWDDRSHLVSCLHYLQHHAAQERGLHVTSVSWSCTGSVIACAYGRINDGSWSTERSCVCTWNLDRQRLNPKQADLVIDVPTAVTALSCHPNQPALIAGGLYSGEVVVWDTSRTQDPVLALTGMSADSHREPVYQVAWVPLQKKGQFGVLSACSGGRVLLWMVDSDQGRFVLNAAYALVRQQVPHSSSIRVQGSSTVGVTSLALSPWDLDTFLVGSEAGLLLRCSFSSNTLAAGASEGQSVPLRAPAVFSFRPSSGPVHSIHCSPFHRNLFVSAGTDGLAHVHSLLQANPLLSLRVSDSYVFQVQWSPTRPLVFAAATGQGEVLIFDLGHRSLRPVATIEQGGVGQAATCLAFNCRNPNRLAVGNTNGTVGVWHLSTNLTEQSYRESIQLEEIANQVAE, encoded by the exons ATGTTTACTGACGAAACCCTGGACTCCACGAGTGTCCAGTCACTGTGGAGGAAAACTCAGCAGTCGGAGCAGGAGTCG AGAGGCTGTCAGACCAGGACGGTGCACACTGCTGAGACAGAGATCCAGACTGTGTccacaacaaacagctgtaCTCAGACAGAGTCCTTGGATCAGGGAACAGAGCAGCACTTCCAGACAGACCCTAATGAGCCAGAGCCACCTGGCCTAAAGGACTTCCTGCAGCGAGTTGAGGATGTAGTCATCAGACAGTTGCTCAGAAACGCTAAGAGTCATGCCTTCGATGGCTTCCAGGTGAACTGGGATGATCGCAGTCATCTG GTTTCATGTCTCCATTATCTTCAACATCATGCTGCTCAGGAGCGAGGTCTTCATGTCACAAGTGTGTCCTGGAGTTGTACAGGTTCAGTTATTGCCTGTGCATATGGCCG TATTAACGATGGATCCTGGAGCACGGAGAGGTCGTGTGTTTGCACGTGGAATCTGGATCGACAACGCCTGAACCCAAAACAAGCTGATCTGGTCATAGATGTTCCCACTGCAGTCACGGCTCTGTCCTGTCACCCCAACCAGCCCGCTCTGATCGCAG GGGGGCTGTACAGTGGAGAGGTTGTGGTTTGGGACACCAGCCGGACTCAGGACCCTGTGCTGGCTTTAACTGGAATGTCGGCAGACAGCCATAGGGAGCCTGTTTATCAG GTTGCTTGGGTACCCCTGCAGAAGAAAGGACAGTTTGGAGTGCTGAGTGCCTGCTCAGGAGGAAGGGTGCTACTATGGATGGTGGACTCAGACCAGGGCAGGTTTGTCCTGAATGCTGCCTATGCTTTAGTACGACAGCAGGTtccccacagcagcagcatcagg GTCCAAGGCAGCAGCACTGTGGGTGTCACCTCTCTGGCTCTGTCTCCGTGGGACTTGGACACCTTCTTGGTGGGCTCTGAGGCTGGCCTGCTGCTGCGatgctccttctcctccaatACGCTGGCTGCTGGAGCCTCCGAGGGCCAGAGTGTGCCTCTGAGGGCCCCAGCAGTGTTCTCGTTCAGGCCTAGTAGTGGCCCTGTCCACTCAATACACTGCTCCCCTTTCCACAG GAACTTGTTTGTCAGTGCAGGGACTGATGGCTTGGCCCACGTCCACTCTCTACTGCAGGCCaaccctctgctctctctcagGGTCTCAGACTCCTACGTGTTCCAGGTGCAGTGGTCTCCCACCAGACCGCTGGTTTTTGCTGCAGCCACAGGCCAAG GTGAAGTGCTAATATTTGACCTGGGCCATAGATCCCTGAGGCCAGTAGCCACCATCGAGCAGGGAGGTGTGGGCCAAGCTGCGACTTGTTTGGCCTTCAACTGTCGGAACCCTAACCGTTTGGCAGTGGGGAACACAAACGGGACGGTTGGTGTTTGGCATCTGAGCACCAATTTGACAGAGCAGAGCTACAGAGAGAGCATCCAGCTGGAGGAGATAGCCAATCAGGTGGCAGAGTGA